In the Parus major isolate Abel chromosome 4A, Parus_major1.1, whole genome shotgun sequence genome, one interval contains:
- the CETN2 gene encoding centrin-2 isoform X2 — MRALGFEPKKEEIKKMISDIDKDGTGKISFSDFLAVMSQKMAEKDSKEEILKAFKLFDDDETGKISFKNLKRVAKELGENLTDEELQEMIDEADRDGDGEVSEQEFLRIMKKTSLY; from the exons ATGAGGGCCCTGGGGTTTGAACCTAAGAAAGAAGAGATCAAGAAAATGATCTCAGACATTGATAAGGACGGGACAGGAAAAATCAGCTTCAGTGACTTCCTGGCAGTGATGTCACAGAAAATG GCTGAAAAAGATTCCAAAGAGGAGATTCTCAAAGCTTTCAAACTCTTTGATGATGatgaaactggaaaaatctctttcaaaaaCCTCAAGCGTGTGGCCAAAGAGCTGGGGGAGAACCTCACAGATGAAGAGCTGCAG GAGATGATTGACGAGGCAGAtcgggatggggatggggaagtGAGCGAGCAGGAATTCCTGAGGATCATGAAGAAGACCAGCCTTTACTGA
- the NSDHL gene encoding sterol-4-alpha-carboxylate 3-dehydrogenase, decarboxylating, with protein sequence MATRLRSAARTCTVIGGSGFLGQHLVEQLLAKGYSVNVFDIQQRFESEQVTFFLGDLCDKEALLPALQGVSVVFHCASPAPASDNRELFYKVNFMGTKAVIEACKEAGVQKLVLTSSASVVFEGTDIKNGSEDLPYAQKPIDYYTETKILQEKEVLSANDPDNNFFTTAIRPHGIFGPRDPQLVPILIQAARSGKMKFIIGDGKNLVDFTYVENVVHGHILAAEKLHKGSPLCGKAFHITNDEPIPFWTFMSRILTGLDYDPPKYHIPYWLAYYLALLLALLLALLRPLVTIKATFTPMRVALAGTFHYYSCERAKRAMGYSPVVSLDEAIARTVQSYPDLRRPRA encoded by the exons ATGGCCACACGTCTCAGATCG gctgccAGGACCTGCACTGTCATCGGGGGCTCGGGTTTCCTGGGCCAGCACCtggtggagcagctgctggccaaGGGCTACAGTGTCAACGTCTTTGACATCCAGCAGAGGTTTGAGAGCGAGCAGGTGACCTTCTTCCTGGGGGACCTGTGTGACAAGGAG gctctgctgccagccctgcaaGGAGTGTCCGTGGTGTTCCACTGTGCATCACCAGCCCCTGCCAGTGACAACAGGGAGCTGTTCTACAAGGTGAATTTTATGGGAACCAAGGCAGTCATTGAAGCCTGCAAAGAAGCTGGAGTGCAG AAATTGGTGTTGACCAGCAGTGCCAGTGTAGTTTTTGAGGGCACAGACATAAAAAATGGCTCAGAAGATCTCCCCTATGCACAGAAACCTATTGATTACTACACAGAGACCAAGATCCTGCAGGAGAAG gaggtgctgagTGCAAACGACCCAGACAACAACTTCTTCACCACTGCCATCCGTCCCCATGGAATATTTGGTCCCAGAGACCCTCAGCTGGTTCCCATCCTCATCCAGGCAGCCAGGAGTGGCAAAATGAAGTTTATCATTGG gGATGGAAAGAACCTGGTGGATTTCACCTATGTGGAGAACGTGGTGCACGGGCACATCCTGGCTGCAGAAAAGCTGCACAAAGGCTCTCCCCTGTGTGGGAag GCCTTCCACATCACCAACGATGAGCCAATTCCCTTCTGGACCTTCATGTCCCGGATCCTGACCGGCCTGGACTACGACCCCCCCAAGTACCACATTCCCTACTGGCTGGCCTATtacctggccctgctgctggccctgctgctggccctgctcaggCCCCTGGTGACCATCAAGGCCACCTTCACGCCCATGAGGGTGGCCCTGGCTGGGACCTTCCACTACTACAGCTGTGAGAGGGCCAAGAGGGCCATGGGCTACAGCCCCGTGGTCAGCCTGGACGAGGCCATTGCCAGGACTGTGCAGAGCTACCCCGACCTGCGCCGGCCCAGGGCCtga
- the CETN2 gene encoding centrin-2 isoform X1, whose amino-acid sequence MGGRDIGAGRREAGGMASGYKKPSLAAAAQRKKANPKLELPEEQQREIREAFELFDTDGSGSIDVKELKVAMRALGFEPKKEEIKKMISDIDKDGTGKISFSDFLAVMSQKMAEKDSKEEILKAFKLFDDDETGKISFKNLKRVAKELGENLTDEELQEMIDEADRDGDGEVSEQEFLRIMKKTSLY is encoded by the exons ATGGGAGGGCGCGATATTGGGGCTGGCAGGCGTGAAGCCGGCGGGATG GCCTCCGGCTATAAGAAGCCGTCGCTGGCAGCCGCGGCGCAGAGGAAGAAGGCGAATCCCAAGCTGGAGCTGCCGGAGGAGCAGCAGCGCGAGATCCGCGAGGCCTTCGAGCTCTTCGACACCGACGGCAGCGGCAGCATCGATGTCAAGGAGCTGAAG GTGGCCATGAGGGCCCTGGGGTTTGAACCTAAGAAAGAAGAGATCAAGAAAATGATCTCAGACATTGATAAGGACGGGACAGGAAAAATCAGCTTCAGTGACTTCCTGGCAGTGATGTCACAGAAAATG GCTGAAAAAGATTCCAAAGAGGAGATTCTCAAAGCTTTCAAACTCTTTGATGATGatgaaactggaaaaatctctttcaaaaaCCTCAAGCGTGTGGCCAAAGAGCTGGGGGAGAACCTCACAGATGAAGAGCTGCAG GAGATGATTGACGAGGCAGAtcgggatggggatggggaagtGAGCGAGCAGGAATTCCTGAGGATCATGAAGAAGACCAGCCTTTACTGA